Below is a genomic region from Prolixibacteraceae bacterium.
ATGGTCGTTATGATTATTTTTATCATGAGAACGGGACATTAAAATTGGTAAATCAATACGATCAAACGGGCAAGAAGGTTAATCGGTCGGACTATTATTATGATGGGCAAAGACGATTGATTCGCATGCTTCGAAGAGGCTTTAAGGGAGATACTCTTAGATATGATCAGTATCAATATTTTCAATCCGGGACTTATATTCAAAAGGCGAAGTTATATAAGGAAGATGCAGGCAAAGAGGTGACTTACTCTTTTGATAAGGCACAGCGTGTTTTTGAGAAGAAATATTACTTTAAGAAGGCATTAATTAAGAGTGTTTTTCTCTCCTACGACTTGGAAGGTCATTTGATTTCACAGAATATAAAGAAGAAAGACAAGCCTACTATTCATATCCGTTATCAGTATGATGATCATGGGATGTTGATATATCAAAGAGAGTTAGATACCTCCACTAAAAAAGCAGAGGTGAAAAGATTTCAATATTTCTATGATAAAACAGACCGTTGGGTACATCGATATGTCGCGATAGAAAAGATAGAAGGGTTCTTTAGCGAAGGTTATATTGAGGATCGAGAATATCATGAGGATGGTACTGGAGATAAGACTGTTTTCCCTGTGTCATACCATTAATACCAAATAAAAAGGAGCAGACTTACAACCCTTGGAGATTGGTGAGTGATCGACGACACCTAGACTTAAAAGCCTAGACTAAGAAGTTTAGCACTTTCAGTGCATTGATGTCGAAAAGAGATATGGGCCGATTTATGAACACACTGACTAAGATAAAAGATGCATCATTATTTAGGTATGATTATACTTAGTTTTGAGAGAATCAAACATATATAATAGTGTATTCGGCACCTGATGAATTGGAGTCTTTGAGATAATCCGATATGCTAAAAACATCGAAAAGATGTTTTCCAACAATTCTATTGAGAGATATGATAAAGTTCACTTTTAGTTGAACAGAACTCACTACCTTTATGGTGGAAAAGGGAGATATACCCATTTTTTGTAAAGAAAGAAACTCAAAAATATAGACCTACAATGAAAACAACTGCTCTAAATAAGGTGCACCGAGACTTGGGTGCTAAAATGGTAGAGTTTGCTGGATATGATATGCCGATAGAGTATAGTGGCATTCAAGGCGAACACATGAAAGTAAGAGAAAGTATCGGGGTATTTGATGTATCTCATATGGGGGAAATTTACGTAGAGGGACCAAAATGTTTGGAGTTCCTACAGATGATGACTTCGAATGATGTTTCGGTTCTAGAGCACGGACAGGCACAGTACTGCTATTTTCCAAATGGTAAAAGAGGTATTGTAGATGATCTGATCGTCTACTGTATGGAGAAAGAGAAGTGTTATCTTTTGGTCGTTAATGCTTCAAATATTGAGAAGGATTACCAGTGGTTGGTAGACCATCAAATAGAAGGCATTACATTGAATAATGTTTCAGATGAGATCTCACAATTGGCAGTTCAAGGACCAAAAGCGCTGGAGGTACTACAAAGTCTTACAGAAGTGACTCTTAAAGATATTCCATTTTATCAATTTGTTGTTGGAGAGATGGCAGGTATTAAGGATGTGATTATCTCCAATACTGGCTACACTGGATCAGGTGGTTTTGAACTCTATTGTGCCAACAAAGATGTGGAAGCACTGTGGAAAGCGGTTTTTGAAGCTGGAGAAGCGGAAGGAATTGCCCCTATTGGATTGGCAGCAAGAGACACCCTAAGAATGGAAAAAGGATACTGTTTATATGGTAACGATATTGACGATGCCACTTCTCCTTTGGAGGCAGGGCTGGGATGGACAACCAAGTTTGTTGATAATAAACCGTTTATTGATCGTCCATTTTTAGAGCAACAAAAGGCAGATGGTGTTACCAAGAGGTTAAGAGGATTTATTCTTCAAGAGAGAGGTATCCCAAGACATGGATATGAAATATGTACGGAAGCCGGTGAGACGATTGGTGTTGTGACTTCAGGAACACAATCACCAATTTTGAAACAAGGTATTGGATTAGGTTATATTGATCTCAATCACTGTAAGTTTGGTAATACCGTTTATATTAAGATTCGCAAGAAATTGATCCCAGCACTGATCAAAAAGTTGCCATTAATATAACACTTGTCCATAAAAAAGGACATTGCACCATCTCTATGTCACGAATATGGTGCTATTTTGATCCAATGTTAAGTTTTGTATAGTTTTTCAAGTAGAAAACTTATGATTTATGTCATACCATAGGATCTTATTTAAAAAAATAATATATTGACAAAATATAGCTTATAAGCCGAATCGATTTATCGGCTTATTATTCGAGATAATAACAATTTTAATGACCCAAATCGCTATGAAGAAGCATAATTTTTATGCAGGACCTTCGATCTTGCCAGAATACACAATTAAGAAGACAGCTGAAGCTATCCTAGATTTTGCAGGAACAGGACTATCCGTAATGGAGGTATCCCATCGAAGTAAGGAGTTTGTAGCCGTAATGGACGAAGCGGTAGCACTAGTAAAAGAGCTACTTCATGTGCCAGAGACACACGAAGTATTATTTCTTCAGGGAGGTGCATCGACACAGTTCTATACAGTACCATTCAACTTATTAAAGACTAAGGCAGCTTACCTTAACACAGGTACATGGGCCAACAAAGCGATCAAAGAAGCTAAATTGTTTGGTGAGGTTGTAGAGGTTGCATCATCAAAAGACACTACATATAGCTACATTCCTAAAGGCTACACAGTGCCAAGTGATGCAGATTATTTTCATTATACAACAAATAATACGATCTACGGAACACAGATACATACAGATCCTGAAGTAGATGTGCCATTGGTAGCGGATATGTCGTCAGATATTTTCAGTCGTCCTATCGATATTTCGAAGTATGATCTTATTTATGCTGGGGCACAAAAGAATTTGGCTCCTGCAGGGGTAACTTTGGTTATCGTACGCAGAGATGCATTAGGAAAAGTTGATCGTCCAATTCCAACAATGATCGACTATCGCACACACATTGAAAAGGAGTCTATGTTTAACACTCCACCATGTGTACCAGTATTTGCAGCATTGCAAACACTAAGATGGTTAAAAGAGAATGGTGGAATTGATGCTATTGCAAAAGTAAACGAAGAGAAGGCAGCCCTTATCTATGATGAGTTAGATCGTAACAAATGTTTCGAAGCTGTCGTTAAAGATCCAGCGGATCGTTCGTTGATGAATATCACTTTTGTAATGACTGAAGGTTACAAAGATAAAGAAGCTGATTTCTTTAATTTGGCTACATCGAAGAATATTGTTGGTATTAAAGGACACCGTTCTATTGGAGGCTTCCGTGCTTCTACATATAATGCTATGCCGAAATCGAGCATTCAAGTATTAGTAGATGCAATGCAAGAGTTTGAAAAGCAGCAAGCCTAATAGCGTGTCGTAATGTAACAAGACGAAGGGTCGTAAAGTTAACTTTACGACCTTTTTCAGACCTTATTTTTTTGTTTTTGGAGGATGTTTTTCGACAGCTAAACACAGTGTTGGAGTAACATTTTAATTTACCATCAACAGAGACATTACGACATCTTAACTATATTGAGAGAATAATTAATAATTTGTATTCAAAGGACAGCTCCTGTATCAAAAAGGGTTGTTCTAAAACATCAAAAACAGAGAGAAAAGAAGATTTATTTTTATTGAATAAATGATAGATATCATAATCAAAGGATAGAAATAGCTCTAACTTTTCACTATAATTTTTTAAGCTATGACAGTGATGAAAAAAATCTTAGTTGCTACAGAAAAACCATTCTCTAAAGAGACTACTGACTATATCTTAGATGCAGCCAAAGGGCTGAATGTTGAAGTCGTATTATTAGAGAAGTATGGTTCACGCGATGAACTATATGCTGCACTAAAAGATGTTGAAGGACTCATTGTAAGAAGCGACAAGATCGATCAAGAAGCTATCGATGCCGCTCCGAAACTAGAAGTTATCGTTCGTGGAGGTGCAGGGTATGATAATATTGACTGTGCTTATGCCAAAGAGAAGGGTATCGTGGTGATGAATACACCAGGACAAAATGCCAATGCTGTGGCAGAGCTTACTTTTGGTCTTCTATTGATGATGACAAGAAAGAAGTATAGCGGAAAGCAAGGATTTGAGATCTCAGGAAAGAAGATGGGTATTTTGGGTTATGGAAATATCGGTCGACGTATCGCAAACTACGCCTTAGGTTTTAACATGGAAGTAGAAGCTTGTGATATTTTTCTTAAGCCAGGAGAGACAGGAAATGAAAAAGTAGCTTACTGTCCAACAGTAAAAGATTTGTTCGCAAACTGTCAGGTGATCTCACTAAATATCCCTGCAACAGAAGAGACAAAAAAGAGTATCGGTTACGATCTACTGATGTCGATGCCTAAAAATGCTGTGGTTATCAATACAGCAAGAAAAGAGGTTATCGATGAAGAAGGATTAGCAAAAGCACTAAGTGAAAGAACGGATCTATACTATGTAGCAGATATTGCTCCAGCAAATGCTCAAGAGCTTGTAGAGGAGTTTGGAGATCAAGTGTTCTTTACAGCAAAGAAATTAGGAGCACAAACAGAAGAAGCGAATTTTAATGCAGGTAGAGCAGCATTGAATCAATCGGCTCAATACCTAAACGAAAAAGTTGCAGATTATCAAGTAAACAAGTAATGTAGGTTGGTAAGTCCCCCATTAGTATATCTTACCACATTTACCACGCAAATACATTCGGTTTACTATTTTGAAATAATGGAATAAAAATGAGATACGAAAGAGAGTTCATCTCTCTTTCGATCCTCTTAGGAGTGTAATTTAATAGAAAACGAAAAGTATGGCTATTCTAAAAGCATTTAAAGGTTTACGTCCACGTACAGATTTGGCAACACAAGTTGCATCTCGCCCATATGATGTTCTAAATTCAGAGGAAGCGAGAAAAGAATCCGAAGGAAATCCATATTCTCTACTACATATCATCAAACCTGAGATTGCCTTTGAGGCAGGTAAGGATGAGCATGCACCAGATGTGTATGATAAAGCAGTAGATAAATTTAAGGAGTTCCAAAAAGAAGGATGGTTAGAGCAGGATAATGAAGATAAACTTTATATCTATGCCCAGACAATGAATGGCCGAACACAATATGGTATTGTGGGTTGTGCAGCCGTAGATGACTATCTTAATGGGGTGATTAAGAAACATGAGTTAACACGAGCAGATAAAGAAGAAGATCGCATGAAGCATGTGAGAAATACACAAGCAAATATGGAGCCTGTATTTTTCTCATATCCAGCGGTGGATGCTATTGATGCTTATGTAGAGAAATTTGTTGCAGATCATAAACCCGTTTATGACTTTGTTGCAGAAGATGGTTTTGGACATCACTTCTGGGTGATTGACAAGCCAGAAGACATTCGATTCATCTCAGATCAGTTTGCAAAGGTTTCGAACACCTATATTGCAGACGGACATCACAGAACTGCAGCTGCTGCATTGGTGGGAAAAGAGATGAGAGAGAAAAACCCTAACCATACAGGGGATGAAGAGTACAACTTCTTCTTGGCAGTACACTTCCCAGACAACCAATTGAAGATTATCGATTATAATAGATTGGTAAAGGATTTAAATGGCATGAGTTCGGATCAGTTTATCAATCTATTGAAAACGAAATTCGATTTTGTAGATTCGTCAACAGAAGAGTTAACTCCAGAAAAGCTACACCAATTCTGTATGTATATAGAAGGTAAATGGTATCGCTTCGATGCTAAACCAGAGATGTGTAACGACGATGACCCAATTCAAGGGCTAGATGTTACAATTCTTTCGGAGCATATCTTAGATCCTGTATTAGGCATTAAAGATTTAAGACGTGATAAGCGAATTGATTTTGTAGGAGGAATACGCGGACTAGGTGAGTTGAGCAGAAGAGTAGATTCGGATGAGATGAAAGTTGCTTTTGCTCTTTATCCAGTCTCTATGCAACAGCTTGTCAATATCGCGGATACAGATAATATTATGCCACCTAAGACAACGTGGTTTGAACCGAAACTTCGTTCTGGTTTGGTAGTACATAAACTACAATAAGCATTGCCGATAAACATAGTTGTGGCCAAGATATCATTACAATCATTTGTAATGATATCTTGGCTTTTTTTGTTATTTTTGCAAATGTATTATATAATACCAATTATGAATTAAACTGATTCCTATCATTTTGATTATTTAGCCATTTGGTTTACAAGTCATATTGAACACAAAATGCAATAAGCTTAATTAAATGGTTAGTAAAACTTATGATCAGAAAATTAGACCCCTTTCAGTTCAACTCACAATGGGTAAAATATCGCACCAATATATTTACCATAATATAGATATCTCTATGGAGTAGAGTAAAACTATAAGCCCATGAATCAAAAGACCATAAGCATAACACTCTTCTTAATCATCATGAGTGGAATGCGTTTATTAGCTCAGGATACCTTATACTATAACCAATGGTTTGAGCGAGTACCCCAAGAGATGAGTGCATATTATACCGTAATTGAGGTCATCAACAAAAAAGCCAATATTACAGTATATAATAATGATGGTGATAGGGTTCATATGCGAGGTTTTTTAAATGGAAAGAAAGCAATACCATGGGATGGACGCTTTGTATGGTTTTACTATAATGGTAGAACCAAACATGAAGGGTTATTTAAAGGGGGTAAGCCTAATGGTATCCACAACTACTATTGGAATAATGGCCAAATGAAAGCAGAAGAGACCTACGAAGAGGGGGTTTTAAGCGGACAGATAAAAGAGTACTATAAAGATGGTAGAATACGTGCCGAATCCAATGTTGTAAATGGAATACTCGATGGACCTACTGTAGTGTACCACAATAATGGAAGAACCAAAGCAAAAGGCTTTTATAAAGGAGGAAAGAAAGAGGGTAAATGGTCATTTTTTGACGCCTCTGGTAAACTACTTAACTCTACGACATATCAAACGGTATTCCCTATTCATAAGGGAGAGTTGGAAATTGAGTTCCCATCTAACGATTGGAAGTTGGTACATAAAGAGGGAAATGATAGCACAAAACGGCAGATACTCACCTTTGCATCTAAACCCATAACACACAAGAAAGTAGGCACCACTACACCTACGATAACGATTATAAAAGAAGATGTCGACTGGATGCAAGACTTGGTTTACTACAGTACCAATATGCGTCTTAAACTGCCCTATAGAAGAGAAAGTGATCTGTCTTGGAAGAAAGGTGATTTTAATACACGTATGACCATGGGATATATGGGAAGGCGCTATCAAGATGGACCATATACAACCAAAGGAGTAGTGATTACTCGAGTTAATAAAGGGAAAGCGGTCACGGTTATTGAGGAGGTCAACGAAATACTATTTAAAAAATATCAAGAACACTTTATGGATGTTATACGTTCTGTAAGAGTTCCAGAGAAGGAAAAAAGTAGTAACATTGCACCAACAAATCCTACGAAAAAGAAGAAAAAGAAAAAACGAGGATTATTTAAACGAAAAAAAGATGAGTAAGAATATGCCCGAAGATATCAATCCTAAATTCTTAATAGGTGTTGATCCTAAATCAAATATCGAAAATGACTATGATATTCTATTTCATAATCATTTTCCATTTTTTTCGACTAAGATCTACCCTATTTCGATACAAGAGTTAAGCGAAAAGGAGGTACCGATGTCGACCTACATGGCTTATATTAATGGAGAAGGCGATTTAGAGATCTTCCGTATTCAATTAATGAGCTTTGATAAGCATAAAGAACTTGGAGACTATATTGAGAACTTAAAACAAGTAGAGGCATGGTATGGTGATTACTTGGCTTATCTTGATGAAAGAGAATTTGGACATCCAGGGGTTTTAATTAAGGATTTTAGTTCAGAACTTTCTGGTTTGAAAATTATTAAAGATCCTGAAGGACTTATGGTCTTAGGCCATCAATTGGTCGTAACATTTGAAAATGAAGATGACATGGATGCTTTTCTTGAGCAAGAGCTTGAGATCTCAGCAAACCTATTAGATCAAGGAGTTATTAATATCTTCGAATAAACAAAACAAACGTTAAAAGGGAAGTGATATAAAAACATTACAGGCAAGATATTGTTTGAGCAGATGAGTATATAGTGATGTTTAAATCGCTCTAGGATTACTATAATTATCATGTAGATGATTTTGTTCTGTTTTCATTTTGTATTATTTTAAAATCAACTCTTTGCGTATTTCATTCTAGAGCGTTAATGCCTTATTCTATTCAGAATAAGGCATTTTATTTTCTTTCTTATTTGGATACCCCATTTTATTAGACAAAAATCATATATTTGTCGACTTATAATAGAGCTAAATATCTTCATTAATTAACTTCAATTTTTATCAAAGAAAATGAGTAGAGTTTTGGTAATTGGTGCTGGCGGAGTTGGATCGGTAGTGATCCAAAAGATGGCACAACATCCTGCTGTTTTTACAGACATCATGCTTGCAAGTAGAACTGAATCTAAGTGCAAAGCCATTGCATCGAAGATACAAGGAGTGAATATCTCTACGGCTTCCGTTGACGCTGACAACGTACAAGAAGTTGTAAAACTTATTGAAACATTTAAGCCTGAATTGGTTGTAAACGTTGCGTTGCCATATCAGGATCTTCCTATTATGGATGCTTGTTTAGAGACAAAAGTATCCTATTTGGACACAGCAAATTATGAACCTATTGATGAAGCAAAATATGAATATAGCTGGCAATGGGCATACAAGAAGAGGTTTGAAGAGGCGGGTATTACTGCAATCTTAGGTTGTGGATTTGATCCTGGTGTAACGAGCATTTTCACAGCCCATGCAGCAAAACATCATTTTGATGA
It encodes:
- the gcvT gene encoding glycine cleavage system aminomethyltransferase GcvT, whose translation is MKTTALNKVHRDLGAKMVEFAGYDMPIEYSGIQGEHMKVRESIGVFDVSHMGEIYVEGPKCLEFLQMMTSNDVSVLEHGQAQYCYFPNGKRGIVDDLIVYCMEKEKCYLLVVNASNIEKDYQWLVDHQIEGITLNNVSDEISQLAVQGPKALEVLQSLTEVTLKDIPFYQFVVGEMAGIKDVIISNTGYTGSGGFELYCANKDVEALWKAVFEAGEAEGIAPIGLAARDTLRMEKGYCLYGNDIDDATSPLEAGLGWTTKFVDNKPFIDRPFLEQQKADGVTKRLRGFILQERGIPRHGYEICTEAGETIGVVTSGTQSPILKQGIGLGYIDLNHCKFGNTVYIKIRKKLIPALIKKLPLI
- the serC gene encoding 3-phosphoserine/phosphohydroxythreonine transaminase, with protein sequence MKKHNFYAGPSILPEYTIKKTAEAILDFAGTGLSVMEVSHRSKEFVAVMDEAVALVKELLHVPETHEVLFLQGGASTQFYTVPFNLLKTKAAYLNTGTWANKAIKEAKLFGEVVEVASSKDTTYSYIPKGYTVPSDADYFHYTTNNTIYGTQIHTDPEVDVPLVADMSSDIFSRPIDISKYDLIYAGAQKNLAPAGVTLVIVRRDALGKVDRPIPTMIDYRTHIEKESMFNTPPCVPVFAALQTLRWLKENGGIDAIAKVNEEKAALIYDELDRNKCFEAVVKDPADRSLMNITFVMTEGYKDKEADFFNLATSKNIVGIKGHRSIGGFRASTYNAMPKSSIQVLVDAMQEFEKQQA
- a CDS encoding 3-phosphoglycerate dehydrogenase → MKKILVATEKPFSKETTDYILDAAKGLNVEVVLLEKYGSRDELYAALKDVEGLIVRSDKIDQEAIDAAPKLEVIVRGGAGYDNIDCAYAKEKGIVVMNTPGQNANAVAELTFGLLLMMTRKKYSGKQGFEISGKKMGILGYGNIGRRIANYALGFNMEVEACDIFLKPGETGNEKVAYCPTVKDLFANCQVISLNIPATEETKKSIGYDLLMSMPKNAVVINTARKEVIDEEGLAKALSERTDLYYVADIAPANAQELVEEFGDQVFFTAKKLGAQTEEANFNAGRAALNQSAQYLNEKVADYQVNK
- a CDS encoding DUF1015 family protein, whose translation is MAILKAFKGLRPRTDLATQVASRPYDVLNSEEARKESEGNPYSLLHIIKPEIAFEAGKDEHAPDVYDKAVDKFKEFQKEGWLEQDNEDKLYIYAQTMNGRTQYGIVGCAAVDDYLNGVIKKHELTRADKEEDRMKHVRNTQANMEPVFFSYPAVDAIDAYVEKFVADHKPVYDFVAEDGFGHHFWVIDKPEDIRFISDQFAKVSNTYIADGHHRTAAAALVGKEMREKNPNHTGDEEYNFFLAVHFPDNQLKIIDYNRLVKDLNGMSSDQFINLLKTKFDFVDSSTEELTPEKLHQFCMYIEGKWYRFDAKPEMCNDDDPIQGLDVTILSEHILDPVLGIKDLRRDKRIDFVGGIRGLGELSRRVDSDEMKVAFALYPVSMQQLVNIADTDNIMPPKTTWFEPKLRSGLVVHKLQ